tatatataatatataaataatttatataattatttaaatattatattatattcttgtgcatagttgactcataattttggctccgatgtctcgtacatttacgcccggtttatgtctcagtcccggtttctcgaacgtcttttcgtacaatttaatatcgtgtaatttacgttccgcgacttgcattcttgtcaatctttagacatttttcttcgataatttaaaccacttggagtgtaacttgtacgtttgagcattttggacgttttcgccttttaaatcttcatttttgagcgatcttcgtctttcgtcttcgcacttatttatttaaacaattacaactaaaaataaggaaattacaattaaaaacattacattctggaatgatattgcgactaaatatttgttcgtttggagcaatatcatgcatacacttcaaaagaatggacttttgaaatcaaatgaactagactcgtttgatgtatgtgaacttgtttacaaggtaaaatgactaaagcagctttcaaagggacctatgaaagggctaaggacttattgggattaatacatttggatgtatgtggaccctttaagcccatatctaggaatggtgaaagatacttcgttactttcattgatgactttagtcgtttcagatatgtctacttattaagacacaaggacaaaacttttgaagcattcaaggaatattaaaacgaagtacaaaatcaactcaataagacaatcaaggtacttcgtaccgatagaggaggtgaatacctaagcgatgctttccaagatcatcttaaacgttgtgggattatctcgcaacttactcctcctggaacaccccaacttaatggagtttccgaaaggaggaaccaaaccctaatggatatggttcgatctatgatggctagaagctcgttacctctatcattttggggttattgtctatgctccgctgctcgtattctaaatatggccccaaccaagaaagtggaacgaactcctcatgagatgtggtttggaaaacctccatctctatcatacttaaaggtatggggatgtgaagcttatcctaagcgttatgtccctaataagttgaatgctcaatccacgaagtgtatcttcataggatatcccaaggatgatatgggatactatttctatgatccaaccgagcaaaatgtatttgttgctcgaaaggctgaattccttgaaactaagttcctaatggaaggaaatagtgaaaggaagatagatcttgaagaggttcaagatcaagtagatgatacacaattggttgacactagcactcaacatgaaaatgttgagagtgatcaaatggatgatcaaaatacacaagacgttcgcagatctggtaggattagtaatcctcctgagagatatgggtttctcatggatggttgctatgtggttgatttggatgaaccaacaaactaccaagatgctttatcaaggattgataaagataaatggcaggaagccatgaacgctgagatgcaatccatgtatgacaaccaagtttgggaacttgttgaacaacctactggctcaaggctagttgattgtaaatggcttttcaaaatgaaaaccgacatacatggaaacttggatacatataaagctagacttgtagcaaaaggtttcactcaaactcaaggggttgactatgataaaaaaatttcgcctgtggcaatgctaaagtctattaggatattacttgccattgctgctcattatgattatgaaataaggcagatggatgtcaagaccgctttcctaaatggacatcttgaggaagatgtctatatggttcagcctgaaggttttgttgatccgaaatatcctaaaaaggtatgcaagttaaagaagtcaatctacagattgaaacaagcatctagaatgtggaatcatcgttttaatgaggaggccaagaaattttgcttcattaaaaatggtgatgaagcttgtgtatacaagaaagctagtgggagcactatcatgttccttgtattatatgtggatgatatattattatttgggaacgatatttcggcaatgcaaggagttaaaacttggttaagtaaatgcttctccattaaggatcttggagaagcacaatacattttggggattgggatctacagggatagatccaagaaactgataggtttgaatcaaagtgcatacattgaaaagatcttgaaaaggttcaagatggacaactctaagaaaggtttggtacctattcaaaagggaacgcttctcagttcatctcagtgtcctaccacgaaagatgaacaagagagaatgaagaaagtcccgtacgcatctgctattgggtcaatcaagtatgcaatgatatgcactagaccggacgtgtcatgcgctcttagcctgacaagtagataccagaataacccaggaaacagtcattggattgctgtcaaaagtatattgaaataccttaggaggactaaggatatgtttctaatatatgggtctggtgaggaggaactcgcagtaaaaggttacgtagacgcgagtttccaaactgagtgagatgattctcgatcacaatccggttatgtcttcacgttaaatggaggtgcggtctcttggaagagttcaaaacaggatgttgttgcattatccactatagagtcggagtacattgctgtCTCATTGGCAGcttaggaagctgcatggatgaagaaattcatcgatgacttaggagtagtcccttccattcaggaccctcttgagatcttttgtgacaatgagagtgcgattgctcaaatcaaggaacctcgtgctcaccaaaagacccgtcacattgagcggagattcaactacattagggatgaagttgaaaagggaaagatatgtattcacaaagttcacacagatcttaatatagcggatcctctcacgaagctcttacatggatcaaaacatgcaggacatgtttgtgcattagggcttcgatattctagtgattggtaatgatctgttttaagtattgtaacggaacgaaattgttcaaactcattaatataattatggtattaatttattttgagttatgttcctattttgcatattttatccatgaataagtaattattctaaattccgtagtcgatcacatttgtgggagcaaatgtgaggtttagactattatgaacttggattagtatacattcacgggatgaatgtggggcaaggttgcaaccaaggttcatagatatttgttggatacaaatattggaagacccgctctcaagatttactaaatggagcctttgtggttgatcacatgtaatcttgagtaaaggtgaatatcattgtatcctctgacctaagatacatattgggttcggatatttaccaagtattgtgccttgattctttccttcactattctgaaatatggtagttcataaggaagagctcgggtataatacaaagtatatatctaggacgtatgtagtcaagatggaatttgtccctcttattcgttgagagtcagatgtctaaggcctggtaaagttaaatctagaagagagtgatcactctgtgtctcttggatttaacatgacatctaggatgaaaggatataatgaaaagattcgcctattcatattcgagatgggaactcgaaagggatgattttattgaatggcacaaagtcataacatattgggggtgatggatggtcaataggtggtatccatcacttgcattaatttcttatgtttctcgtgcaagtgggagattgaaggtatttcatatgcccgagagacatattaaattaatgtggctaatgtgttatgatccaagtcgggtcatacccaataacaagcttaccaacactttatatgtatttaatcttaacgactggatcgttaaataaatacgcgacacttgaactttagaaaatcggttttctgaaatgttattacttgaaataaattatttggataatttgtatttaattatttataggtttaaataattatgttgtgttatattttataaaattggtttataaaataagtgacttaacaaatgcatactttatataacaagttttatataattacaaggtattttataacaagttttataaaatataaaccttGTTATATAATTAATATGGGGCAGATTTTGgggtctccaaggagacaccccatgctttgttttgtcacttttaagaCAACACAACTTCTTAGGTACATGCTTAACTAGTTTACCAAGGTCTTGACTCAAGTAATACATGCAATACACACAAAAAATAAGCAAGAAAATACTGCACTCTCCCTCCTACTGCTGCTGTTTTCTGCCGTGAGGTTCCAAGGGAGAAAGTATGTCCATTTTTCTTTTAGCAAGCTTATTCTCAAGTgttgattaaatcctaaccaaagtacaaggtgttggtcataattttggggtataatcacttgaggtttcattgttttgaggcttcattcatcatcattcttggaGACTGCTGTTGTCCAGATTTTAGGGTGCAAAAGAAAGGGTTCTAAGCTTGGATTTAAGGTGTTTAAGTATCTTAAATCCAAACTCActtaagggtagtgttggtgcaacAATAGCTTAGGCTTTCAAACATATTGTTCATCTTCTAGTTCTTCAAActcaccctcaactagcttgaggaggtatacatcttctctacttgttatatttgtaagcatttatccaagacttaatattatcatggaatttaacttaatagctTAACTTGTTAACATGAACTttaaataatgcttccgcttgttttaactacattaaattggtttaatgatcaaGTGATCTATAAGAACatgtatgaaacttgttaaattccatcaatttctttaaagaaatttttacatttatgattgcatcTCATGCTCTAAATAGTTGATCAACCTATTCGAACATgcaatactacgcataaaatttctttaaattcattgcattccatgtTCGTGGAATTTCTTCTCCGGAGGGCGCTGAGAGGGTATATAACCCATTAGGATGTGCCTTTGTAATTTTATATGGGCCTTCCCATATTGGCCCTAACTTCCCTTGTTTTACTTGCCTACTCGCCTCATTATCTCGTAACACCAAATCCCCCTCTTTGAATTGCACATATCTGACCcgcttgttataatattttgccattttctgTTTTACATCCGCTTGACGTATGGCGGCCATGATTCGCCTTTCTTCCAATAAATTCAAGTTTTCACGTAAAATGGATGAATTATTTTCTGTATCGAATGCCAAAATCCTTTTGTTGGTACACGGATTTCAGCTGGTATCACTGCCTCAGTGCCATATACCAAACTGAATGGTGTTTCACCCGTGCTCTGTTTTGGCGTTGTGCAGTGAGCCCACACTACATATGGCACTTCATCTACCCACTTAGTCTGACTCAAACCCAACCTAGCCTTTATGCCAGCTACAATTTTTTTGTTTGTTACCTCAACCTGCCCATTGGCCTGTGGGTGAGCAAGTGAGGTAAATGTTTGTTTGATGtttagctcttcacaccaacttctGAAGGGGTTATCTACAAACTGTTTTCCATTGTCATTGACAATTTCATTCGGTAATCCATATCTGCACACGATATCGTTCCACACGAATTTCTTGATATTCTCaccagttatttttgctaatacctTCGCTTCAACCCACTTACTGAAGAAATCAATTGCAACAACAAACAATTTTGCATTTCCTACACTTCTTGGGAAGGGGcctactatgtcaattgcccatttacaaAATGGCCATGCCGATGATACTGAAATTAAATCATACTTGGGTAAACGCTGTACGGTTCCATGCCGCTGGCAGCCATCACATGTCTTAATTACGTCTGATGTATCTTTGTAAATTAACTATCAATAATACCCTTGTCGCATAATCCGTCCAACTATAGTTCTATAACCGGAATGCTGTGCACATAATCCCTCATGCATTTCCTTGACTACATCAATTGCTTGCTGTGGTGTTAAACACCTTAAATTTGGTCCACTGAAGGATTTTCTATAAAGTATTCCATTTTCCAGGACGTAATGTGGTGCACTAACTCTTATCCGTCTTGCCTCCATGGCATCTGTTAGCAGTGTTTCGTCCTGCAAATATTTCACATAGGGGGTTATCCAACATGATTCCCTTTCTTCAACTGTTGCAACTACTATCTTTTCATCAACCGATTTATCTTTTAAGACCTCCACCAAAACTttcttgtgcaaatgatcaaatgttaatgTTGCTAATTTGCTCAAAACATCTGCCTTCTTGTTTTTATTTCTTGGTATCTGCACGACCTCTAATGTCTCGAAATGTTTTGATATTTTCTCAACTAATTGCAAATACTGTTTCATAGAGACATCTTTAGCTTCAAACCCTCCATTAACCTGTTGTGccacaatttgagaatcaacatatgcacGCAAATGTTTTATTCCCATTTCTgacgctatgcggaggccggaaaGCAATGCTTCATATTTTGCTTCATTATTAGATGCATAGAAACAAAATCGCAATGCATACGTGTGCTCCTCACCTTCTAGACTGGTAAGTACTAACCCTGCACCAACACCTTCCTCACTTGATGCACCATCAGTGTACAACTCCTAAACATGATTACTAGCTCTAACGTTTGGCGGATGATCGACCTTTTCTGTTGTTTCTAATAAAAAATCTGCCAAAATTTAACCTTTGACTGCGTGCCGAGGcgaaaaatttatttcatattcTCCCAATTCAATTGCCCATTTTGCTAGTCGTCCTGATAACTCTGGATTTCTCAAAATATGTTTTATCGGCTGGTCTGTCATTACCAGGATTGAATGTGCCTAAAAATATCGCCTGAGTCACCTAGCTGTGTATGTTAAAGCATACACTAATTTTTCAATTGGTGGATAGTTAACTTCACTCTGCTGCAATACTTTACTGACAAAGTATATAGGCATCTGTATTCCCTTTCGTTCTGCGATCAAGACCGAACTGATGGTCTCTGCGGAAGCAGCCAAATACAAAATTAACGTTTCTCCTTCTATCGGTGCAGTTAAAGTAGGTAATTCTTTCAAGAGTTGCTTAATATCCTGAAAATCTTTTTCTGCTTCCTCTGTCCACTTAAAATCTTTTTTGTCCAAACAGCTTTTTAAAACCTTCATAAATGGTAACGATCGATCTGCTGCTCTTGATAGGAACCTTGTTAAAGCTGCTAATCGTCCATTCAGGCTTTGAACTTCTTTCTTTGTTTTAGGAGATATCATATTTTCAATTGCTtgaatcttttttggattagccttGATTCCTCTCTCTGTAACAATATAACCTAAGAATTTGCCTTCTTCTACACCAAAAGTACACTTCTTAGGATTCAATTTCATATTGACCTTTCGTAATGATTCAAACGTTTCAAGAGTATCTCTGAGCATGCTATCTTCTGTATGGCtcttgatgacaatgtcatcaacataagcttctacATTTTTACCTATTTGATCTTTAAATGCTTTATCAATTACGCGCTGGTAAGTTGCCCCTGCATTCTTTAATCCGAAAGGCATCATGATATAGCAGAAAATTCCATCTGGTGTGTGGAATGCTGTTTTATCTTGATCACGTATtgccattgggatttgatgatatcccttgaATGCATCCAAAAAGGATTTAAACTGATACCCACTTACAGACTCCACTTTCCAATCAATTTCTGGTAAAGGATAATTGtcttttggacatgctttatttaaATCTGTGAAGTCTACACACATTCTCCATGAATTATCTGGCTTTCTTACCATAACCGGTTTTGCTACCCATGTTTGGTATTTTACTTCCCTCAATATTCCAGCATCCACCAATTTTTTAACTTCTTCTTTGAGAAATTTTGTTCGATCTGGAGCCATGCCTCTTTTCTTCTGACACACTGGTGGAATATTAGGATTCACACCAAGATTATGTTCAGCCACATGACGTGGTACTCCAGTCATATCAGAATCTTGCCATGCAAAAACATCCAAATTTGTGGCTAAGATTTTGTAAAGCTTTTCTTTTGTTTCTTTTGTTATTGTGTttccaattatgattttctgatctggaaactcTGGATTTGGTGATACTGACCCATCTTCATGAATGATTGGGTTAACAGCTATTCTGTTTATTTGTACACATTCTATTGGTCTTCTTCGTTCAGCGTACAGCGTGGCAATGCCAGCTGGTGTGGAGAATTTCATCATTCCGTGTACCGTTGACGTCACAGCTCCGAATGCCATCATGGCTGATCGTCCTAAAATGACATTATACTGCGAATTTGCTTTTACAACCAAAAATTCAATATGGGCAGTTCTTTTAAATGGCGTTTTTCCCAATACGACTTCTAAAACTACGCTTCCTTCTGACCATGACGGATCATTAGCAAAGCTTTCTAAGGGAACAAATGTGTCCTTTAGCTTTTCCTTAACTCTGTCCGGTAGTTGTATAAAATAATGTTCATACATTATATCTGCTCCCGCTCCGGTATCGGTATATATTCCTCCAACAACACAATTTTCTATTCGAGCTTCAATCACTACAGGAGCGTCAGATGGATTTGTGTTAAACATGGAAGGAAAAGCAATCATTTCCTGTTTCCAATCTTCTAACGTTTCTGATTTTCTTCGCTGTCCGGCTTGCCATGAATGTATCATGTTTGCTTCAATGGGTGTTATCTGACAGTTACGCCTTTTGGTGCTCTTGAAAGTTTAGTGGTTCTTTAGAACGGGTGGCGCCATCTGTTAGTACAATTTTCCGTATAGcagctgtaaggtactagtacagaaaactagctgctcagcgtgtggcgtatactgttgattgttatttgccctcgagaaataatctctgcagacccggaacacagatgtaagatctgtggggtggcctcaatcaatttgtggatcaatctgtaatgatccgtctagcgtactgctgctaagcggctaatgttgttttagagtgagaaagaaccgtgtgagagagaaagtgtacttctctctgactgaagttcagatccgaatcatgtgaaatgtggtgaccctgggggtctatttataggcgtagaatgtctgaAATTTACGGGATatacgtgtcaatcactgaatggttctgttacgtgaagtatccgaaatgtcggtggcgtgtgctgacgtggctgcgtgccgttcacgcgctgagtttaagggcttatgcatagaagctgcctgcagggcttacgcttgacgctgggcggcctgctgtgtagtgacccgaacttttccatgtttatatatattaattaagattgatatttacatgattaaatatttccaacatgttaagcaatcaaacttgttaagacttgattaattgaaatatgtttcatatagacaattgaccacccaagttgatcggcgattcacgaacgttaaaacttgtaaaaatgacatgacgatatatatatggatatacatatggttaacatgagattatgataagtaagtatctccataagtatattaacaatgagttacatatatataaacaagactactaacttaaggatttcgaaacgagacatatatgtaacgattatcgttgtaacgacatttaaatgaatatatatcatattaagatatattaatatatcataatatcatgataatataataatttaaaatctcatttgatattataaacattgggttaacaacatttaacaagatcgttaacctaaaggtttcaaaacaacacttacatgtaacgactaacgatgacttaacgactcagttaaaatgtatatacatgtagtgttttaatatgtatttatacacttttgaaagacttcaatacacttatcaaaatacttctacttaacaaaaatgcttacaattacatcctcgttcagtttcatcaacaattctactcgtatgcacccgtattcgtactcgtacaatacacagcttttagatgtatgtactattggtata
This genomic window from Rutidosis leptorrhynchoides isolate AG116_Rl617_1_P2 chromosome 2, CSIRO_AGI_Rlap_v1, whole genome shotgun sequence contains:
- the LOC139888624 gene encoding uncharacterized protein, yielding MTDQPIKHILRNPELSGRLAKWAIELGEYEINFSPRHAVKGLVLTSLEGEEHTYALRFCFYASNNEAKYEALLSGLRIASEMGIKHLRAYVDSQIVAQQVNGGFEAKDVSMKQYLQLVEKISKHFETLEVVQIPRNKNKKADVLSKLATLTFDHLHKKVLVEVLKDKSVDEKIVVATVEERESCWITPYVKYLQDETLLTDAMEARRIRVSAPHYVLENGILYRKSFSGPNLRCLTPQQAIDVVKEMHEGLCAQHSGYRTIRHGTVQRLPKYDLISVSSAWPFCKWAIDIVGPFPRSVGNAKLFVVAIDFFSKWVEAKVLAKITGENIKKFVWNDIVCRYGLPNEIVNDNGKQFVDNPFRSWCEELNIKQTFTSLAHPQANGQVEVTNKKIVAGIKARLGLSQTKWVDEVPYVVWAHCTTPKQSTGETPFSLVYGTEAVIPAEIRVPTKGFWHSIQKIIHPFYVKT